From a single Oreochromis niloticus isolate F11D_XX linkage group LG4, O_niloticus_UMD_NMBU, whole genome shotgun sequence genomic region:
- the rnps1 gene encoding RNA-binding protein with serine-rich domain 1, producing the protein MAPSPTKRKEDEKTKDRGKEKPGTKEGDKDRGREKARKRRSASTGSSSSRSSSSSSSSSGSSSGSSSGSSSSGSSRSGSSSSRSSSSSSSSGSPSPSRRRHDNRRRSRSVSKTQKTRDDKERRKRSPTPKPTKVYLGRLTRNVTKEHIQEIFSTYGTIKAVDMPMDRLHPHLHRGCAYVEFETPEEAQKALKHMDGGQIDGQEITACAVLPQRVRPPPRRPSPPRRMPPPPPMWRRSPPRMRRRSRSPRRRSPARRRSRSRSPGRRRHRSRSSSNSSR; encoded by the exons GGCACCCTCACCTACAAAGCGGAAGGAGgacgaaaaaacaaaagacagaggCAAAGAAAAGCCTGGAACAAAGGAAGGAGATAAGGATAGAGGACGAGAGAAAGCAAGGAAACGCCGCAGTGCATccactggcagcagcagcagcag ATCTAGCTCTTCTTCGAGCAGCAGTTCTGGTTCCAGCTCAGGTTCTTCAAGCGGATCCAGCTCGTCTGGTTCCAGCCGCTCCGGCTCTTCTAGCTCCCGATCCTCTTCGTCTTCCAGCTCCTCGGGTTCTCCGAGCCCCAGCCGCAGACGCCACGATAACCGTCGCCGCTCCCGCTCTGT CTCTAAAACACAAAAGACCAGAGATGACAAGGAACGCCGGAAAAGAAGCCCAACACCCAAACCAACTAAAGTTTACTTAGGGCGACTCACCAGGAATGTCACCAAG GAACATATCCAGGAAATCTTTTCTACTTATGGGACAATCAAAGCAGTCGACATGCCaatggacagactccacccgcACCTGCACAGGGGCTGTGCTTAtgtggagtttgagacccccgAGGAGGCCCAGAAGGCACTCAAACACATGGATGGAG GTCAGATTGATGGACAGGAAATCACCGCTTGTGCTGTGCTGCCTCAGCGAGTCCGCCCTCCACCCCGTAGACCATCTCCACCCCGCAGAATGCCCCCGCCACCACCTATGTGGCGTCGCAGCCCACCGCGCATGAGGAGAAG GTCCCGCTCCCCAAGAAGGCGATCGCCAGCACGCCGCCGCTCTCGCTCCAGATCTCCCGGTCGCAGGCGTCACCGCTCTCGTTCCAGCTCCAACTCCTCTCGATAG